From Pleurocapsa sp. PCC 7319:
CCATTAGATCAAGAGCTTGTACAATTTTTATCGCTTATCATTACCTAGTATATCGTTGTCCGTTAATCTATTAATTTTGAATTAATTTTCAAAACTTAAAAGGAGCTAAATGATAACAGCATCTAAATTTAAATCTTGGTCTAAAGCGATTGCCCAACCAGCCAGAGAATTCGATTCTACTCCCCTATCAATTATTGCTGGAGAAATACCCGCTGATTTAAGAGGAACACTATACCGCAATGGTCCTGCCAGATTATCACGAGGAGGTCAAAAGGTAGGACATTGGTTTGATGGTGATGGAGCAGTATTGGGAATTCACTTCACTGATTCTGGAGCAACAGGAATATATCGTTATGTCCAAACCCAAGGATATTTGGACGAGCAAGAAGCAGATGCTTTTATTTATCCTAACTATGGCATGACTGCCACTGGGGCATTTTGGAATAACTGGTTTAAACCGGTAAAAAATGCGGCTAATACTTCGGTTTTGGCATTATCAGACCGTTTACTAGCTCTTTGGGAAGGTGGAAAACCTCATGCTTTAGATTTAGAAACTTTAGCTACTTTGGGAATCGACCAACTTGCTGGTTTTGCTGACAAGCAATCTTTCTCCGCTCATCCTAAAGTCGATCCGATTACAGGAGAAATATTTAATTATGGAATGAGCGCAGGATTAAATGCTACTCTCAACCTTTATTGCTGCGACTCTAGTGGCAAACTAAAACAACAAAATTCTTTGACTTTGTCAGGAGTGCCTCTAATTCACGATTTTTGTCTAGCAGGAGAGTATTTAGTTTTTCTAGTCTCTCCAGTAAGAATAAATTTGACTCAAGTTTTGCTAGGACAAAAAAGTTATAGTGAAGCGATGGAGTGGAAACCCAATCTAGCTACAGAGATTTTGATTTTTGAACGGAATAATTTATCTTTAGTCAGTCGTAGTCAGACCGATCCTTGGTTT
This genomic window contains:
- a CDS encoding carotenoid oxygenase family protein, with translation MITASKFKSWSKAIAQPAREFDSTPLSIIAGEIPADLRGTLYRNGPARLSRGGQKVGHWFDGDGAVLGIHFTDSGATGIYRYVQTQGYLDEQEADAFIYPNYGMTATGAFWNNWFKPVKNAANTSVLALSDRLLALWEGGKPHALDLETLATLGIDQLAGFADKQSFSAHPKVDPITGEIFNYGMSAGLNATLNLYCCDSSGKLKQQNSLTLSGVPLIHDFCLAGEYLVFLVSPVRINLTQVLLGQKSYSEAMEWKPNLATEILIFERNNLSLVSRSQTDPWFQWHFANGYLNEEGNIVTEFIRYANFDTNQYLKEVASGYTQTPAKGTLWSLTIDPKTAAVISNQQLSDAASEFAVVSPQKVGQPWRYTYLNVHRYGATIGEELFNAIACFDRQTKNMAIADMGSNCYPSEPILVPSKNNPEQGWLLTVVYDGNNDRSEVRIYQSDCLFETPVCRLALPFVIPHSFHGTWKQHQD